From Kiloniellales bacterium, a single genomic window includes:
- the rfbC gene encoding dTDP-4-dehydrorhamnose 3,5-epimerase, with amino-acid sequence MQVRETRIPEVKILEPKKFGDERGFFSETYNSAALSAAGIDETFVQDNHSLSREVGVVRGLHFQTPPYAQAKLLRVVRGAVFDVVVDLRRESPTYKQHVSWVISAKDWNQIFVPVGFAHGFCTLEPDTEVLYKVSALYAPDHEGGVQWNDPDLGIDWPVEPGKAVLSDKDRALPRLREIAATLPF; translated from the coding sequence GTGCAGGTTCGCGAAACCAGGATACCGGAGGTCAAGATCCTCGAGCCGAAAAAGTTCGGCGACGAGCGCGGCTTCTTCTCCGAGACCTACAACAGTGCGGCCCTTTCCGCGGCCGGCATCGACGAGACCTTCGTTCAGGACAATCACTCCCTGTCCCGCGAGGTGGGCGTGGTGCGCGGTCTCCACTTCCAGACGCCGCCCTACGCCCAGGCAAAGCTTCTGCGGGTGGTCCGCGGTGCGGTCTTCGACGTGGTGGTCGACCTGCGTCGCGAGTCGCCGACCTACAAGCAGCACGTCTCCTGGGTGATCAGCGCCAAGGATTGGAACCAGATCTTCGTCCCGGTCGGCTTCGCGCACGGCTTCTGCACCTTGGAACCCGATACCGAAGTGCTCTACAAGGTCAGCGCGCTCTACGCGCCGGACCACGAGGGGGGTGTTCAGTGGAACGATCCCGATCTGGGAATCGATTGGCCGGTCGAGCCGGGGAAGGCAGTTCTGTCCGACAAGGACCGGGCCTTACCCCGCCTGCGCGAGATCGCGGCGACCTTGCCGTTCTGA
- the rfbB gene encoding dTDP-glucose 4,6-dehydratase, which yields MKRVIVTGGAGFIGSAVVRHLLSQPGFEVLNIDKLTYAANLDSLRDVADNARYRFLQADVADRQRMSQAFADFRPHAVMHLAAESHVDRSIDGPEVFVHSNVVGTVSLLIAALDYWRGLEGPDAAAFRFHHVSTDEVFGDLGETGAFTEDSPYQPSSPYSASKAAADHFVRAWARTYGLPVVLSNCSNNYGPFHFPEKLIPLIIMKCLGGEAIPVYGDGSQVRDWLYVEDHARALQAVMERGEPGDSYNIGGDAERTNLAVVHTVCDILDRHRPRQEGRHRDLITFVPDRPGHDRRYAMDFSKAEQTLGWRPQESFESGIEKTVQWYLDNGWWWEPILAGRYAGERLGLAAAGKKASGQGG from the coding sequence GTGAAACGCGTTATCGTCACCGGCGGCGCGGGATTCATCGGCTCGGCGGTGGTCCGCCACCTGCTCTCGCAACCCGGCTTCGAGGTCCTCAATATCGACAAGCTGACCTACGCGGCCAACCTCGACTCGCTGCGCGACGTAGCCGACAACGCGCGCTATCGCTTTCTGCAGGCCGACGTCGCCGACCGTCAGCGCATGAGCCAGGCCTTCGCGGACTTCCGGCCCCACGCCGTCATGCATCTGGCCGCGGAGTCCCACGTCGACCGTTCGATCGACGGTCCCGAGGTCTTCGTCCACTCCAACGTGGTCGGCACCGTCTCCCTGCTGATCGCCGCCCTGGACTACTGGCGCGGTCTCGAAGGGCCCGATGCCGCGGCCTTCCGCTTTCACCACGTCTCGACCGACGAGGTTTTCGGCGACCTGGGCGAGACCGGCGCCTTCACGGAAGACAGCCCCTACCAGCCGAGCTCGCCCTATTCGGCCAGCAAGGCGGCGGCGGACCACTTCGTCCGGGCCTGGGCGCGCACCTACGGCCTGCCGGTAGTGCTCAGCAACTGTTCGAACAACTACGGGCCGTTCCATTTCCCCGAGAAGCTGATCCCGCTGATCATCATGAAGTGCCTGGGGGGCGAGGCCATCCCGGTCTACGGCGATGGGTCCCAGGTGCGCGACTGGCTCTACGTGGAGGACCACGCCCGCGCCCTGCAAGCCGTGATGGAGCGCGGCGAGCCCGGCGACAGCTACAACATCGGCGGCGACGCGGAGCGCACCAACCTCGCCGTGGTCCACACGGTCTGCGATATCCTGGACCGGCACCGGCCACGGCAAGAGGGCCGCCACCGGGACCTCATCACCTTCGTGCCCGACCGCCCCGGCCACGATCGCCGCTATGCGATGGATTTCTCCAAGGCCGAGCAGACGCTCGGGTGGCGGCCCCAGGAGAGCTTCGAAAGCGGGATCGAGAAGACGGTCCAGTGGTACCTCGACAACGGCTGGTGGTGGGAGCCGATCCTGGCGGGACGCTACGCGGGCGAACGCCTCGGGCTCGCGGCGGCCGGCAAGAAGGCCTCGGGGCAAGGTGGCTGA